One stretch of Nocardia fluminea DNA includes these proteins:
- a CDS encoding methylenetetrahydrofolate reductase, translating into MVQSLRTHSGNGVPFSVEFNPPRDEAGEARLWRAVREFERMHPAFVSMTYGAGGSTRDRTVRITGALAQETTLLPVAHLTAVGHSIAELRSLIGSYADSGICNVLVLRGDPPGDPLGEWAKHPGGVEYAEELVRIVRDLGDFHVGVASFPQGHHRSPDLDHDTHHLAAKLRAGAEYSITQMFFDVEHYLRLRDRVIAMDPIEGAKPIIPELMPITSLRTVARAEELSGRPVPPEVVARLTRAAGTGPEEDRAAVRAEGIQIATEMAQRLTEEGAPCLHFITLNFAKATSEVLTNLGYGVTAAPLSA; encoded by the coding sequence GTGGTGCAGAGCCTGCGCACCCATTCGGGTAACGGCGTGCCGTTCTCCGTGGAGTTCAACCCTCCGCGTGACGAGGCGGGCGAGGCTCGGCTGTGGCGCGCGGTTCGTGAGTTCGAACGCATGCATCCCGCCTTCGTGTCGATGACCTACGGCGCGGGCGGTTCCACCCGCGACCGCACCGTCCGTATCACCGGTGCGCTCGCGCAGGAAACCACCCTGCTGCCGGTCGCCCACCTCACCGCGGTCGGGCACAGCATCGCCGAACTGCGCTCCCTGATCGGCTCCTACGCCGACTCCGGCATCTGCAACGTCCTGGTCCTGCGCGGTGACCCGCCCGGTGACCCGCTCGGCGAATGGGCCAAGCACCCCGGCGGCGTCGAATACGCCGAGGAACTGGTCCGCATCGTGCGCGACCTCGGCGACTTCCACGTCGGTGTCGCCTCGTTCCCCCAGGGCCACCACCGCTCACCCGACCTCGACCACGACACCCATCATCTGGCCGCGAAACTCCGTGCGGGAGCCGAGTATTCGATCACCCAGATGTTCTTCGACGTCGAGCACTACCTGCGCCTGCGCGACCGCGTGATCGCCATGGACCCCATCGAGGGCGCCAAGCCGATCATCCCCGAGCTGATGCCCATCACCTCCCTGCGCACCGTCGCCCGCGCCGAAGAACTCAGCGGCCGCCCGGTACCTCCCGAGGTCGTCGCCCGCCTCACCCGCGCGGCAGGCACCGGCCCCGAAGAAGACCGCGCCGCCGTCCGCGCCGAAGGCATCCAGATCGCCACCGAAATGGCCCAGCGCCTCACCGAAGAAGGCGCCCCCTGCCTCCACTTCATCACCCTCAACTTCGCCAAGGCCACCAGCGAAGTCCTCACCAACCTCGGCTACGGAGTAACAGCAGCCCCGCTCAGCGCATAG